cttatcaaaatcataataattttacttGCGCAGTAtaggaatatttttatatagCTATGCACAATCATATATAATATTATCCTATAGAATCATCATGACCTCGTAATCAGCAGCGAATACACAGCAAAATAGCAGAATGACTCAACAATCAGCTGTgctattttgttgttcttttaagtgtttttatttttgccttaatcctttataaattttattttctatctcaatgaaatacaacaatttaaaatttgtttttttttgtttttctagacATCACagcatttttaacaattggTAGGAGACGGACAGTTTAGAAGTTAAACTACTGAAACCGTCTGGATATTTTCTGTTTctcttttaaattgaaagagATTCACTTCAGAGTTGTATATACCACCCCCGACAGTGCATAGCCACagcaaaatataacaaaacaaaaaaaaactaaaaaaaaactcaacaaaatatcaaaatggcAGCGCAACCCCGAGGCGGTGGTACAGCCCAAAGACCAAATGGAACATCCCAAAACAAAACATGccaatttaaattggttttgcTTGGTGAATCGGCTGTTGGTAAATCGTCGTTAGTATTGCGTTTTGTCAAAGGTCAATTCCATGAGTATCAAGAGAGTACGATAGGTGCAGCATTCTTAACACAAACCATCTGTATAGAGGATACAATTGTTAAATTCGAAATATGGGACACAGCTGGACAGGAAAGGtatgttttttatatatgtacatgcatatgtgaaatatgttttaatttgtGATTTTAATCATATTctgtttttggtaaaatatttcaGATATCACAGCTTAGCTCCAATGTATTATAGAGGTGCGCAGGCCGCAATTGTTGTATACGACATTAAGAATCAAGATAGTTTTCAACGTGCAAAAACTTGGGTTAAGGAACTTCATAAACAAGTaagtgttcttttaaaaaataatcgagtaaaatttgtataaagcgTTAAACActattgaataattttcaagcCATATGCGATATATTACAAGCTTggataaatatataaaactcaTTAAAAGTAATATTACACCTAGCGACTGgacttttaaagataaaaagaaCGATTTTCTTCACTTTATTCAACTTGTCTCAAGTTCCCCAGTTGACCACTTCTAGTATTgatatcaaatttaatgttaGAAGTCAAGTTAAGGATTGTTATATCCTCTGTGAATCTTAAGAtagatttaaatacttttattataaatatttgtataaattttttttaattacgtgGTGCAACATTCCGTTGAGATTTGAGAACTAAGTCCTAGTGACTTAGAGCTCTCAACCATCCCTGTGTGCGAATAACGTTGCCAGCAAAGGAGgggacatacattttttaaggcgaatccgaacggctaatttaagaaagcacttttcatgacaataattactcttagagaatttatcaattcctcgcaagaggcagtatccgtgacaaaaaaatttagatggcataggcaagacctctcgcatgacagtccaacgcactaaccatcatgccacgggtaccacaaatatttgtataaactttaccaaataaaaaataggtCAAGTAAaactttcttattaaaaaaatgcaataaaattaagaaaaatggcTTAGTTAGCAAGAGCAAACATTCTCTTTCATTATGGAAGATATCGTTGCTACCTTGACTGTCTTCGCAGTTGATCTTTCTGTCAATCCAATTTACCATGATCTAGTTGATGATTTCGAGTTTTATGTCAAGCTCTTAAGTGCTTGGATCGTTCCTCGATTGTTGGCATAAATCTGTCTTTTACGGCTTTCCACAAAAAAAGTAGTAAGGAGTACAATCGCAGCTTTCAGTCGGTCAATTGACATCGTCAAAACAGCTAGTAACACTTTAAGATGTGCGCAGATGCAAAGTCCTAGATGTATCAATTTCTTTATTAACGTAGCCACCAAAAGGAAAATTCACTTAGAGTTCTTTCAGAAAGGCAAAATGATattgtacatttaaaattttgaagtcaaacaaaCACACATCCCATATTTCAAGGCAAAGAACCTTTAATTAGATGGTCTAGGAACATATTTATGTCTTGAAAGTCAAAATGTACACATAAATGAGTCTAGTCATTTCTTTTAATTCCCAATTCCTGGCAGTTTTTGTCTTAACTTCTTCttcaaagatacaaaaatacacaATAGGAAATCTGAAGTTAAAGCGGTCCCCATATGCCCATTATTATTGGCTAGGCGTCCCAGACGATTTAATATGTTATCCAATAATTGAAAGCTGATACATGTGTAGTGTAGACAAcatgttaagttaagttttctTTATAGATGTTGCTTTGCCACGTGAATGGTTCCTCCAAGTTTCTATGAAACGTCATCTTCTCAAAATACTACAACATTGGTAGCACTATGTCGTCTTAAACTACACCACTTTTTTCAGAATCCGATTTTGTTTTACATTCATTTCTATAGTTGGTGCGCAGTTAATTAAATTTCTGTAATACTTGCTATTTATTAGTTTCGGGAtcttttttcttgtgttttgaAAGTTGATTTGCATAttgttacttttaaaaataaaaatccaactctaaattttaatcaaacatgacattacgatgttaGAGAAGTCGAGGTCCCCCGATTCTTTCCGTCTGTCTGTATGTCTATCTGCCTCGCCCTTACAACCCAAACCTTTTGGCTTTAAGATGATTCGCTTTAGACGGTCTTTTAAGACTtcaaatttgagtaaaaaatttgaatcttctcaaaaacaaaattttaaaatgttcactaaaatttgtattcttaattttgcttcttttaatataaaaatctatgtttgtattgctccgGAAGGGTAtccccatagaaccgttatttcgtttccgttttaagttttctcaaaaaccaattaactgatttcaaaaatggttttttctGCACAAGTTCTCAATAACATTTGGTGATCGAAAatgcaattgtttttatttttgctaatataaaatttttgtttcgaaattcGATCTTTGGTCTTTGCACAAAACCAGCAGAGTCACAAACCCTACGATAcattctaaaat
This window of the Eupeodes corollae chromosome 3, idEupCoro1.1, whole genome shotgun sequence genome carries:
- the LOC129949092 gene encoding ras-related protein Rab-5B; this translates as MAAQPRGGGTAQRPNGTSQNKTCQFKLVLLGESAVGKSSLVLRFVKGQFHEYQESTIGAAFLTQTICIEDTIVKFEIWDTAGQERYHSLAPMYYRGAQAAIVVYDIKNQDSFQRAKTWVKELHKQASPNIVIALAGNKADLSNSRVVEYEEARQYADENGLLFMETSAKTGMNVNDIFLAIAKKLPKNDGANNQGSGPGRRLGENEQSRQTNNCCK